GTCGGTGGGCTTGTTTGATGTCAGAGTTTTTGAAAACTGACACTTTGGGTTGGCTCACCATTCATTCACAAGGGGCCTCAGGAGTCACAGGTTTGAAGAATGTGTGCCCTACATGCGGATTATCGGTGACATTCTCTCAAATTTTGAGACTGAAGGACGCACCGCTCAACATTTACGCAGATACCTGCTCTGTCTATTTTGTtgggtatttttgcaataacggttaggaagtttttcttttatggataaaaagcagaaaaaatcgACTTCCTGCGATGAATGGATATTTGCGTCTATTTTGGTTTCTTGAAATGAAATCCTGATGTAAGAGATAAAAATGAGGAAGAAGGGAGTATTATTTCATGTCTCAGGCTGGTTGTGCCATTTCTCTGACCAGATGGCACAGGTAAGGCGATGTTCACCAAAAGAAAGGGCTCCTTAATTGATAGATATCGGTGGGCGAAATCAAAGTGACAAAAAGTTATGGAGCTCTTCAGTCAAGTCGAGGCAAGTCAGCCCGTGAACGCCACAAACGACAGTTATATTTCAGATTTAGCCACTGTTGATGAGAGCGCAGAGAGTCTCGTCTATCAGATCAGTCTGGCTGTAATTCTCTCGGTTATCACACTGGCCACTACTTTGTCCAACGCCTTCGTCATTGCAACAATCTCCCAGTCGAAGAAACTTCAAACTCCCGCGAACTTTCTGATCGCCTCTCTGGCCGTCACCGACCTGCTGGTGTCTATTCTGGTGATGCCCATCTGCATCTTGTACACGGTGATCCACACCTGGACGCTCGGGCAAATAGTTTGTGACATCTGGCTCTCTTCGGACATAACGTGTTGCACTGCGTCCATCCTACACCTATGCGTAATCGCTTTGGATAGGTACTGGGCCATCACGGACGCAGTGGAGTACTCAAAAAAGCGTACGCCGGCGCGTGCGGCAGGGATGGTGGCCACAGCCTGGGTCATCGCCATctccatctccctgccgccTCTCTTCTGGAGGCAAGTGAAAGCGGAGGAGCTGACCAGCTGCAGCGTCAACACGGATCACATCTTTTACACTATCTACTCCACTTTCGGGGCTTTCTACATCCCTACCCTGCTCCTCATTGTTCTGTACGGGCGGATATATGTGGAGGCTCGGAAACGGATCCTGAAGCAGTCCCCGAAGAAGGTTGGGAAAAGACTCACCTCTGCGCACTTGGTCACCAACTCCCCTCAGTCCGCGGCGTCCACGACCTCTCTACAATGCGGGAGACACGACACCCCATCCAGCGACACCGGGTCTTCAACGAGTGTGAACCAGGTGAAAGTGACGGTGTCTGATGCGTTTTTGGAGAAAAAGCGTATTTCGGCAGCTCGAGAAAGAAAAGCGACAAAGACTTTGGGGATAATCCTCGGCGCCTATATTGTTTGCTGGCTTCCGTTTTTCATTTACACATTGGTGGTGGCCACATGTGACACCTGTTTTAACCCTGAGTTGTTCGACTTTTTCACCTGGTTGGGATATTTAAATTCTCTCATCAACCCGATCATATACACCATGTCCAACGAGGACTTCAAGAAAGCTTTTCAAAAACTTGTGCGCTTCAGATGTTGTAGATCGTGAACTGTTACTTCAGTTGCCAAtaagatttattcttttttttttttgttgttctatCTCAAGCTCTAATGAATGACAATGCACGCATTTAGTAATGTCTTTATAACTTAGACATTGTAATATGTGCACAATTGCAAAAACCTCCATCATTTGGGCAAAAATGAAGATCAGGGTAAAACATGAAATGTTCTAATATAATATCCATAGATCTAAATTTAtttataagaataaaaaaaaataactgaaaagtattttaaaaaatatgttCATATAAAAAATTGCTTGTATACATTAAAATTTTTACATGTTGGTTGTGGCGGTGAACCTCGGATTTCCACACCTCACTGAATTACTTCCAATCCGTCATCGTCACACATGTGTTGAGTTGTTTAGTAGGCTATGGGTGCCGATGTGGATTGTACCTTGCGTAAACAAGAGCACAGCTTGTTATTCCCATGTGATGGCTGACCAATTGAAGCGTGTAATCACACAGATCGTGAACATCTTacatgaattttttttattttttatcatgagTACATTTTTGCCAAAAAGCAAATAAGATTGTTTTGTTTCTAAAACTCATGGTTTAAGCATATGTGTATGATTTTGATCACGGACTGATTGCGGCTACCACGTGCTTATCCTTGTTTAGAAAGGCTCTACTTTCTGTAAAATATTCT
This region of Odontesthes bonariensis isolate fOdoBon6 chromosome 17, fOdoBon6.hap1, whole genome shotgun sequence genomic DNA includes:
- the htr1b gene encoding 5-hydroxytryptamine receptor 1B codes for the protein MELFSQVEASQPVNATNDSYISDLATVDESAESLVYQISLAVILSVITLATTLSNAFVIATISQSKKLQTPANFLIASLAVTDLLVSILVMPICILYTVIHTWTLGQIVCDIWLSSDITCCTASILHLCVIALDRYWAITDAVEYSKKRTPARAAGMVATAWVIAISISLPPLFWRQVKAEELTSCSVNTDHIFYTIYSTFGAFYIPTLLLIVLYGRIYVEARKRILKQSPKKVGKRLTSAHLVTNSPQSAASTTSLQCGRHDTPSSDTGSSTSVNQVKVTVSDAFLEKKRISAARERKATKTLGIILGAYIVCWLPFFIYTLVVATCDTCFNPELFDFFTWLGYLNSLINPIIYTMSNEDFKKAFQKLVRFRCCRS